The following are from one region of the Moritella sp. 24 genome:
- the surA gene encoding peptidylprolyl isomerase SurA, with translation MLKTLLSGVIVVTSWQAQAELTKLDEVIAIVNEEVILASDVNALTSSVKKRATQAGQTLPAQDVLTQQALDKLIIDSLQLQMAKKMGMRISNAQLEDTLNNVAKGNNQTVEQLRQSVVADGGNFNNYKEDLRIQILTNEVQRMQMRRRITISDQDVDNLLAIINEQGQKNLQYRVNHIMLRVPNEADNATMEKLQAKIADIQTQVDAGKPFSDLALALSAGPKALDGGDWGWMNINEMPTLFAEAVTNAKKGDIIGPIRSSAGLHIIKVADMRGVETVLTKEVNARHILIKPSVILSDDKAKSLLNEYLTRIKSGDAEFSDLAKAYSDDTGSAVKGGELGWADPNIYVPAFKLALKDLKKGEISSAFRSSHGWHIVQLIDRRTQDTTDKANRQKAWQLLYNRRAAEESQAWLNELKQEAYIRILDNES, from the coding sequence GTGCTTAAGACTCTATTATCTGGAGTCATAGTTGTAACGAGTTGGCAAGCTCAGGCAGAGCTAACGAAGCTTGATGAAGTCATTGCGATTGTTAATGAAGAAGTCATTTTAGCAAGTGATGTCAACGCATTAACTAGCTCGGTAAAAAAACGAGCGACGCAAGCAGGGCAAACCTTACCAGCGCAAGATGTACTGACACAGCAAGCGTTAGATAAGCTCATCATTGACAGTTTACAGCTGCAAATGGCAAAAAAGATGGGTATGCGTATTAGCAATGCTCAACTTGAAGATACATTAAATAACGTTGCAAAAGGTAATAATCAAACTGTTGAACAGCTACGTCAAAGTGTTGTCGCAGATGGTGGTAACTTTAACAATTATAAAGAAGATCTTCGAATCCAAATATTAACCAACGAAGTACAACGCATGCAAATGCGTCGTCGTATTACTATTTCAGATCAAGACGTTGATAATTTATTAGCCATTATTAACGAACAAGGTCAAAAAAATCTACAATACCGTGTTAATCATATCATGCTGCGTGTTCCTAACGAGGCTGATAATGCCACGATGGAAAAGCTACAGGCTAAAATTGCAGATATACAAACACAGGTCGACGCAGGTAAACCATTCTCCGATCTTGCATTAGCACTTTCTGCTGGTCCAAAGGCGCTTGATGGCGGTGATTGGGGGTGGATGAATATTAATGAAATGCCAACGCTATTTGCCGAAGCTGTCACGAATGCGAAAAAAGGCGATATTATCGGTCCTATCCGCAGCAGCGCTGGTTTACATATTATTAAAGTTGCCGATATGCGCGGTGTTGAAACCGTATTAACAAAAGAAGTTAATGCACGTCATATTCTGATTAAACCATCTGTTATTTTAAGTGATGACAAAGCGAAATCATTATTAAACGAATACTTAACTCGCATTAAATCAGGTGACGCAGAGTTTTCAGATCTTGCTAAAGCTTATTCAGATGATACAGGCTCTGCAGTAAAAGGCGGTGAGCTTGGTTGGGCAGATCCAAATATCTATGTGCCAGCATTTAAATTAGCACTGAAAGATTTGAAAAAAGGTGAAATTAGTTCTGCATTCCGCTCTAGCCATGGTTGGCATATAGTGCAACTCATTGATAGACGTACACAAGACACAACAGATAAAGCAAATCGCCAAAAAGCATGGCAATTGTTGTATAATCGTCGTGCCGCAGAAGAAAGCCAAGCTTGGTTGAATGAATTAAAACAAGAAGCTTATATTCGTATTTTAGATAATGAATCGTAA
- the rsmA gene encoding 16S rRNA (adenine(1518)-N(6)/adenine(1519)-N(6))-dimethyltransferase RsmA, with protein sequence MNDKVHLGHTAKKRFGQNFLHDAYVIGQIVASINPQKGQNLIEIGPGLAALTEPVADCVDRMTVVELDRDLAERLAEHPVLSKKLDINQADAMRFDFRQLIKPDMKMRIFGNLPYNISTPLMFHLFEFHEDIQDMHFMLQKEVVQRLAASHNTKSYGRLTVMTQYYCNVTPVLEVGPGAFKPAPKVDSAVVRLEPHAVLPYPAKSLKVLNHVVTSAFNQRRKTIRNSLKKVISVEDIEALGINVSLRPENLTLENYVTIANFVADNPMQAAD encoded by the coding sequence ATGAACGACAAGGTCCATTTAGGTCACACCGCGAAAAAACGTTTTGGTCAAAACTTCTTACATGATGCATATGTAATTGGTCAAATCGTTGCATCGATTAATCCGCAAAAAGGTCAAAACCTAATTGAGATTGGTCCAGGTTTAGCAGCATTAACCGAGCCAGTAGCTGATTGTGTAGATAGAATGACAGTTGTTGAGCTTGATAGAGATCTTGCTGAACGTCTAGCGGAACACCCAGTATTATCTAAGAAATTAGATATTAACCAAGCAGACGCAATGCGTTTTGATTTCCGTCAGTTAATCAAACCAGACATGAAAATGCGTATATTTGGTAATTTACCATACAACATTTCAACGCCATTAATGTTCCACTTATTTGAGTTTCATGAAGATATCCAAGATATGCACTTCATGTTACAAAAAGAAGTAGTACAACGTTTAGCAGCAAGCCACAACACTAAAAGTTATGGCCGCTTAACAGTGATGACACAGTACTACTGTAATGTAACTCCAGTACTTGAAGTTGGCCCTGGTGCATTCAAACCTGCACCAAAAGTTGACTCAGCCGTTGTTCGTTTAGAACCACATGCTGTTTTACCATACCCAGCAAAAAGCTTAAAAGTACTTAATCACGTAGTAACAAGTGCATTTAACCAACGCCGTAAAACAATCCGTAATAGCTTGAAAAAAGTAATTTCGGTTGAAGATATTGAAGCTTTAGGTATTAATGTTTCTCTACGTCCAGAGAACTTAACGCTAGAAAATTATGTTACGATAGCTAACTTCGTAGCAGATAATCCAATGCAAGCAGCGGATTAA
- the djlA gene encoding co-chaperone DjlA — translation MNMLFYILLFAIGMKFGGFFGAIFMVWVGSILKRQFGPRLGIDTRPAAHKRQDIFLHTSFSVMGHMAKADGHVTEAEIHVATQLMDRMQLTGETRRAAQASFNQGKSADFPLEQTVRDFRRVSVLRRDLIKMFLEIQIQAAFADHELSDAERTILHRIGSILGVTTQDMDNLLRMMEAEIRSHRHGSKVSREEALTNAYQQLGVTAEDDDKTIKRAYRKLMNEHHPDKLVSKGLPEEMMIIAKEKAQDIQGAYDLVKESRKMR, via the coding sequence ATGAATATGTTGTTTTACATTTTATTATTCGCCATTGGTATGAAGTTTGGTGGATTTTTTGGTGCGATCTTTATGGTCTGGGTTGGCTCGATATTAAAACGTCAATTTGGTCCTCGACTTGGTATTGATACACGACCTGCTGCGCATAAGCGTCAGGATATATTTTTACATACGTCATTTTCAGTGATGGGACACATGGCAAAAGCGGATGGTCATGTTACCGAAGCTGAAATTCATGTTGCAACACAGCTTATGGACCGTATGCAGTTGACCGGTGAAACGCGTCGCGCTGCTCAAGCGTCATTTAATCAAGGTAAGTCGGCTGATTTTCCCTTAGAGCAAACGGTTAGAGACTTTCGTCGTGTGAGTGTGCTACGTCGTGATCTGATTAAAATGTTCCTTGAAATTCAAATTCAAGCGGCTTTTGCTGATCATGAGTTATCAGATGCTGAACGCACTATCCTTCATCGCATTGGTTCAATCTTAGGTGTCACGACCCAAGATATGGATAATTTACTACGTATGATGGAAGCTGAAATACGTTCTCATCGTCATGGTAGTAAAGTCAGTCGTGAAGAAGCATTAACGAATGCGTATCAACAATTAGGTGTAACAGCTGAAGATGATGATAAAACCATTAAACGTGCTTATCGTAAGCTGATGAATGAGCATCATCCAGATAAGTTAGTATCTAAAGGTTTACCTGAAGAGATGATGATAATTGCTAAGGAAAAAGCCCAAGATATTCAAGGTGCTTACGATTTAGTTAAAGAATCAAGAAAAATGCGTTAA
- the lptD gene encoding LPS assembly protein LptD, giving the protein MTKWIVNMRLFTLFSTLSSVIFSASATTLITNDDGSSTVITKSAMELASADLFNQCYSHVPPVKPPVANTTDSQRIQLLSNNASVIQGNKAVFSGKVNFTQGNRELSADEVILYQLTNILTAEGNVVLADTTSTIKGQSLKANLDTKDAELSQVEYLLNGEAGNGQAKKIYITDSGDSILMQRSTYTECPTGDNSWVLRASAIDIDNVDESAEAYNATLYFKDVPIFYMPYFTYPISNKRRSGLLFPSFESSLENGITYSQPIYWNIAPNYDMEIIPTYMSERGLELTTKFRYLIDGQQGNINVEYLANDKKTNTDRSLYHWSHNGNFNDNLSVSANYTKVSDDNYFEDLNASAGSRDSNTLLQTAAINYNTDNTASEIEVRGFQILNDYSDVAPHKVLPKISFNGYKDFGQTPIELSVYSEITNFTHDNSKMYSAIRSHIEPAISFPYQRPEGFAVAEFKLPMTYYSQSFDSNGDFANGYKGELEEQVVRVIPTARLHAGLNFEREATWFSNSLTQTLEPQIQYLYIPHENQDNIGIYDSAIMQQDFLGLFRDREYSGLDRIAETNQITFGLTSRVYDAIGSERFRLALGQIIYFDDTTVGAEVNDPSTVTSSSFVLETDVKISDNLLFNNSVEYAVDDNKISRSDAAIEYRFDQGQRIQFNYRYIEDTASILEDENKEINSRINQIGSKFILPINHQWDMGASYYYDVENEITQDAFVGIKYESCCWAIRLDYGYRLKNHNTNTNETTFDRGPTLMFELKGLGGIGNDMNNIGTSSLFEYGEPFQLRK; this is encoded by the coding sequence ATGACAAAATGGATTGTTAACATGCGCCTTTTTACCTTATTTTCAACACTCAGCAGTGTCATATTCTCAGCGAGCGCAACAACACTTATTACAAATGACGATGGTTCTTCAACGGTTATCACTAAATCTGCAATGGAACTAGCCTCAGCAGATCTATTTAATCAATGCTATTCGCATGTACCACCAGTAAAACCACCCGTTGCAAATACCACCGATTCTCAACGGATCCAGTTGCTTTCAAATAATGCATCGGTAATTCAAGGCAACAAGGCTGTCTTTAGCGGCAAAGTTAATTTCACTCAAGGAAATCGAGAGCTATCTGCAGATGAAGTCATCCTTTATCAACTCACGAACATCCTTACAGCTGAAGGTAATGTCGTCTTAGCTGATACGACATCCACAATTAAAGGCCAAAGTTTAAAGGCGAACTTAGATACTAAAGACGCAGAGCTATCGCAAGTTGAATATTTATTGAATGGCGAAGCTGGTAACGGCCAAGCTAAAAAAATATATATCACAGATAGCGGTGACAGTATTTTAATGCAGCGTTCGACTTATACTGAGTGTCCGACAGGCGATAATAGCTGGGTATTACGTGCATCAGCTATCGACATTGATAACGTAGATGAATCAGCTGAAGCGTATAATGCAACCCTGTATTTTAAAGACGTGCCTATTTTCTATATGCCGTATTTTACCTATCCTATCTCAAATAAACGCCGTAGTGGTTTACTCTTCCCGTCATTTGAAAGCTCTCTAGAGAACGGGATCACTTATTCTCAGCCAATATACTGGAATATAGCCCCTAACTATGACATGGAAATTATTCCGACCTATATGTCAGAGCGCGGGCTAGAATTAACGACTAAGTTCAGATATTTAATCGATGGACAACAAGGTAATATCAATGTTGAATACCTTGCTAATGACAAAAAAACCAATACAGATCGTAGCTTGTACCACTGGAGCCATAACGGTAATTTTAACGATAACTTAAGTGTGTCAGCGAACTACACAAAAGTAAGTGATGATAATTATTTTGAAGATCTAAATGCTTCTGCAGGTTCTCGAGATAGTAATACGTTACTTCAAACAGCCGCTATTAATTACAATACAGATAATACAGCATCAGAAATTGAAGTCCGAGGTTTTCAAATTTTAAACGACTATTCTGATGTCGCACCGCATAAAGTATTACCTAAGATTTCTTTTAATGGCTACAAAGATTTCGGCCAAACTCCTATAGAATTATCTGTCTATAGTGAAATAACCAACTTTACGCATGACAATAGCAAAATGTACAGCGCCATACGTAGCCATATTGAACCTGCAATTAGTTTCCCTTATCAACGTCCTGAAGGATTTGCGGTTGCCGAGTTTAAATTACCAATGACTTATTACAGCCAATCATTTGATAGTAATGGTGACTTTGCAAATGGCTACAAAGGTGAGTTAGAAGAGCAAGTGGTTCGTGTTATCCCCACTGCAAGGCTACATGCTGGTTTAAACTTTGAACGTGAGGCAACTTGGTTTAGTAACTCGTTAACACAGACCCTAGAACCGCAAATACAGTATTTATACATCCCGCATGAAAACCAAGATAATATTGGTATTTATGATTCAGCGATTATGCAGCAAGATTTCTTAGGCCTGTTTCGAGACCGAGAATACAGTGGCCTAGATCGTATTGCCGAAACCAACCAAATCACCTTCGGTCTTACAAGTCGAGTCTATGATGCAATAGGAAGTGAAAGATTCAGATTAGCGCTAGGGCAAATTATTTATTTTGACGACACAACAGTCGGTGCAGAAGTGAATGACCCATCGACAGTCACCTCATCAAGTTTTGTGCTAGAAACCGACGTTAAGATCAGTGACAACCTATTATTTAACAATAGCGTAGAGTATGCCGTTGATGATAATAAGATAAGTCGTTCTGATGCCGCAATTGAATACCGTTTCGATCAAGGTCAGCGTATACAATTTAACTATCGCTATATTGAAGATACAGCTTCTATATTAGAAGACGAAAATAAAGAAATTAATTCAAGAATAAACCAAATTGGTTCTAAGTTTATATTACCGATTAATCATCAATGGGATATGGGCGCGAGCTATTACTACGATGTTGAAAATGAAATAACACAAGATGCCTTTGTTGGTATTAAGTATGAGTCATGCTGCTGGGCGATTCGCCTCGATTATGGCTATCGTTTGAAAAATCATAATACGAATACCAATGAAACAACCTTTGATCGTGGTCCAACATTGATGTTTGAACTGAAAGGTCTTGGCGGTATTGGTAATGATATGAACAACATCGGTACATCAAGTTTATTTGAATACGGTGAACCATTCCAATTACGTAAATAG
- the pdxA gene encoding 4-hydroxythreonine-4-phosphate dehydrogenase PdxA, producing MTHRIAITPGEPAGIGPDLVLELTKQDWPVELVLCADPVLILDRAKALGKSIELIDYDPNTPAQPQRAGTLTIAPMKMAAPAIPGKLDEMNGRYVLDTLQFACEKNMSAEFSAVVTGPVNKGIINKAGVSFSGHTEFFAQQSETADVVMLLATTGLRVALVTTHIPLAYVAKAITEERLSNIIRILHSEMKKKFGIERPKIYVCGLNPHAGEDGHLGREEIEIISPTLMKLRDEGMDLTGPLPADTLFQPKYLDDADVVLAMYHDQGLPVLKSVGFGSSVNITLGLPFIRTSVDHGTAIELAGTGTADAGSMFTAVNQAIEMVEKNA from the coding sequence GTGACTCATCGAATAGCAATAACACCAGGTGAGCCAGCTGGCATCGGCCCAGACCTCGTACTAGAACTGACTAAACAAGACTGGCCGGTAGAGCTAGTGCTTTGTGCAGACCCAGTACTCATTTTAGACCGTGCAAAAGCGCTTGGAAAATCGATTGAATTAATCGATTATGATCCAAATACGCCAGCACAGCCACAACGCGCTGGCACGCTAACTATCGCGCCAATGAAAATGGCTGCTCCGGCTATTCCGGGTAAACTTGATGAAATGAATGGCCGCTATGTATTAGATACTCTGCAATTTGCATGTGAAAAAAACATGTCAGCAGAGTTTAGCGCCGTTGTAACAGGCCCTGTTAATAAAGGCATCATTAATAAAGCCGGTGTCTCTTTCAGTGGCCATACCGAGTTTTTTGCTCAACAATCAGAAACAGCTGATGTCGTGATGCTACTGGCAACGACAGGTTTACGTGTTGCACTAGTCACAACGCATATTCCATTAGCATACGTGGCAAAAGCTATCACCGAAGAACGATTAAGTAATATTATTCGTATTCTTCATTCTGAGATGAAAAAGAAATTTGGTATTGAACGACCAAAAATTTATGTGTGTGGATTAAACCCACACGCAGGCGAAGATGGACATCTAGGTCGTGAAGAGATTGAAATTATCTCTCCGACGTTAATGAAACTTCGTGATGAGGGAATGGATTTAACAGGCCCCCTCCCTGCTGATACCTTGTTCCAACCTAAGTATCTTGACGATGCTGACGTTGTACTCGCAATGTATCACGACCAAGGATTACCGGTATTGAAATCGGTTGGTTTTGGCAGCTCGGTAAATATTACCTTAGGCTTACCTTTTATCCGTACATCAGTTGATCACGGTACTGCAATTGAACTTGCAGGAACTGGAACAGCCGATGCCGGCAGTATGTTTACAGCAGTAAACCAAGCAATAGAAATGGTAGAGAAAAACGCATGA
- the rapA gene encoding RNA polymerase-associated protein RapA has protein sequence MPFQLGQRWISDTESELGLGTIVAIEGRMLTLLFPASGENRLYARNEAPITRVMFNIGDQVLSHEDWSLTVTEVTENSGIITYTGIHQDTGEEVSLRETFLNNFIKFNKPQDRLFAGQIDRMDRFVLRHQTLQHQFSQQQSALNGIQGPRVSLIPHQLHIATEVGQRHAPRVLLADEVGLGKTIEAGLIIHQQLTAGLAKRVLILVPETLQHQWLVEMMRRFNLHFSIFDEERCIESLAEADNPFETEQLILCSLDFLRKKRRRFEQAVGADWDLLVVDEAHHLIWSETEPSREYQVVESLAQKSPGVLLLTATPDQLGHESHFARLRLLDPNRFYDYAAFVAEENSYSVIAEAAQELLDSPIVSAETATSLTTLLSEADISDKLALIQTSPDSEEAQQAKESIISQLLDRHGTGRLLFRNTRSAIKGFPTRCYNPVSLALPDQYKTSLKVAQMMNGTASFAEAARRGLYPEEIFLEFEGKDASWCSFDPRVEWLQDFLLANKNEKVLVIAANAETAMSIEESLRVNEGIRGTVFHEGMSIIERDKAGAYFAQEDAGAQVLLCSEIGSEGRNFQFAQHLVLFDLPLNPDLLEQRIGRLDRIGQKNDISIHVPFFANTAQDVLQNWYHNGLNAFEYTCPIGGDIFAEVKDELLTQLAAKEIDLTATETLITDTRSQYDALKAKMESGRDRLLELNSNGLGKSDDIIAQLKTNDDSPVLPIFAIRLFDVIGINQEDRGENMLVLKPTDQMLVPSLPHLSEDGITVTFDRETALSRDDVHFLTWEHPLISACIELIMTSDTGSTAVSLLKNPALPAGTILLELLYVVETSAPSYCQINRFLPATPIRLLLDKNANNLAVKVDFDSFNRQLNAINRHVATKLVSASQTVIHDLIGKSTAVAEDQKQAITNAALASMQQRMSVELERLQALQKINPNVRDEELAFIEKQTSELTTHINNAQLKLDAVRFIVVTPS, from the coding sequence ATGCCCTTCCAACTTGGTCAGCGCTGGATCAGCGATACGGAATCAGAATTAGGATTAGGAACAATAGTTGCCATCGAAGGCAGAATGTTAACGCTATTATTTCCTGCAAGTGGTGAAAACCGTTTATATGCTCGTAACGAAGCGCCAATCACGCGTGTAATGTTTAATATAGGTGATCAAGTTCTCTCTCATGAGGACTGGAGTTTAACCGTTACAGAAGTGACAGAAAATTCAGGCATCATTACTTATACAGGTATTCATCAAGATACAGGTGAAGAAGTTTCATTACGTGAAACATTCCTGAATAACTTTATCAAATTTAATAAACCACAAGATCGTTTATTTGCTGGTCAAATTGATCGTATGGATCGCTTTGTTTTACGCCACCAAACATTACAACATCAATTTTCTCAGCAACAATCTGCATTGAATGGTATTCAAGGTCCACGTGTAAGCTTGATCCCACATCAGTTACATATCGCGACTGAAGTTGGTCAGCGCCATGCTCCTCGCGTTTTACTTGCCGATGAAGTAGGTTTAGGTAAAACCATTGAAGCAGGTTTAATTATCCATCAGCAATTAACAGCTGGTCTCGCTAAACGCGTGTTGATTCTTGTACCTGAAACATTACAACACCAATGGTTAGTCGAAATGATGCGTCGTTTCAACCTACACTTTAGTATCTTTGACGAAGAACGCTGCATCGAATCACTTGCTGAAGCGGATAACCCATTTGAAACTGAACAACTCATCTTATGTAGCCTCGATTTCTTACGTAAGAAACGTCGTCGTTTTGAACAAGCTGTCGGTGCCGATTGGGATTTATTAGTTGTTGATGAAGCACACCATCTAATATGGAGTGAAACAGAACCAAGCCGTGAATATCAGGTTGTAGAATCATTAGCGCAAAAATCGCCAGGTGTACTACTACTAACAGCAACACCTGATCAACTTGGTCATGAAAGTCATTTTGCACGTTTACGTTTATTAGATCCTAACCGCTTTTATGATTATGCAGCATTCGTGGCTGAAGAAAATAGTTATTCTGTCATCGCAGAAGCAGCTCAAGAGCTATTAGATTCACCAATCGTGTCAGCAGAAACTGCAACATCATTAACGACCCTATTAAGTGAAGCTGATATATCTGACAAGCTGGCTTTAATTCAAACTTCGCCAGATTCAGAAGAAGCGCAACAAGCAAAAGAATCAATCATTAGCCAATTACTTGACCGCCATGGTACAGGTCGCTTGCTATTCCGTAATACGCGTTCTGCAATTAAAGGGTTTCCAACTCGTTGCTACAACCCGGTTTCATTAGCACTACCAGACCAATATAAGACGTCATTAAAAGTAGCACAGATGATGAATGGCACTGCAAGTTTTGCTGAAGCTGCTCGCCGTGGTTTATATCCAGAAGAAATCTTCCTTGAATTCGAAGGTAAAGATGCATCTTGGTGTAGTTTCGATCCTCGTGTTGAATGGTTACAAGACTTCTTATTAGCAAATAAAAACGAAAAAGTATTAGTGATTGCAGCCAATGCTGAAACAGCTATGTCTATTGAAGAGTCACTGCGTGTTAATGAAGGTATACGTGGTACCGTATTTCATGAAGGCATGTCAATTATCGAGCGTGATAAAGCAGGTGCTTACTTCGCTCAAGAAGATGCTGGTGCGCAAGTGTTACTTTGCTCTGAAATTGGTTCTGAAGGTCGTAACTTCCAATTTGCACAACACCTCGTATTATTCGATTTACCACTAAACCCTGATTTATTAGAGCAACGTATTGGTCGTCTTGATCGTATCGGCCAAAAGAATGATATCAGTATTCACGTACCTTTCTTCGCAAATACAGCGCAAGATGTTTTACAAAACTGGTATCACAATGGTCTAAATGCGTTTGAATATACCTGCCCTATCGGTGGTGATATTTTCGCTGAAGTAAAAGATGAGTTACTTACTCAACTAGCAGCAAAAGAAATTGATCTAACTGCGACAGAAACCTTAATCACTGATACACGTAGTCAATACGATGCATTAAAAGCAAAAATGGAAAGTGGCCGAGACCGTTTACTCGAATTAAATTCTAATGGTTTAGGTAAGTCAGACGATATTATCGCTCAGCTAAAAACAAATGATGATAGCCCTGTATTGCCAATTTTTGCGATCCGTTTATTTGATGTTATTGGTATTAATCAAGAAGATCGCGGTGAAAACATGTTGGTATTAAAACCAACAGATCAAATGTTAGTACCAAGTCTACCGCATCTTAGTGAAGATGGTATTACAGTAACATTTGATCGTGAAACTGCATTATCTCGTGACGATGTGCACTTCCTTACATGGGAGCACCCTTTAATTAGTGCATGTATCGAATTAATCATGACTTCAGATACAGGCTCCACTGCTGTTTCACTATTAAAAAATCCAGCGCTACCAGCAGGCACTATTTTATTAGAACTACTTTATGTCGTAGAAACATCAGCACCGTCTTATTGCCAGATTAATCGTTTCTTACCTGCAACACCGATTCGTTTATTACTGGATAAAAACGCGAATAACTTAGCGGTAAAAGTAGATTTTGATAGTTTCAATCGTCAACTTAATGCGATTAATCGTCATGTTGCGACCAAATTAGTATCAGCATCTCAAACCGTTATTCACGACCTTATTGGTAAATCAACAGCTGTAGCTGAAGACCAAAAGCAAGCAATCACTAACGCTGCACTTGCAAGTATGCAACAACGCATGAGTGTCGAACTTGAACGTCTACAAGCATTGCAAAAGATTAACCCTAACGTACGTGATGAAGAGCTAGCATTTATTGAAAAGCAAACGAGTGAACTCACAACGCATATTAATAATGCACAGCTAAAACTAGATGCTGTACGCTTTATCGTTGTAACACCAAGCTAA
- a CDS encoding DUF3530 family protein, translated as MFKSIVLLLLLALPLHAKDAVKEDEQTNNTDKPTLTFPVSQQRVFDQDLTKYYDADEVAWLGDKDTRFLTLWREQTTAKVTGTTWIFPDTYTSANNPNIIQTLRYKLTDKGLHTYSISPLSQRLNSEQAEQRLQAQLRILQEKIVSQDGKRLLILQGANSQAMINILINNPDVFVDAIVLLSAHSPTTELASQLNEQINQLKTPILDLFSQTDSLAIIDEARLRKTSARRVNNINYRQTVVIGLQGQVETQIATSQIIYGWLVKLGWY; from the coding sequence ATGTTTAAGTCTATCGTATTATTACTTTTATTAGCCTTGCCATTACATGCAAAAGACGCAGTAAAAGAGGACGAGCAGACTAATAATACGGATAAGCCAACACTTACATTCCCAGTTTCACAGCAACGCGTATTTGATCAAGATTTAACAAAATACTACGATGCAGATGAGGTAGCGTGGCTAGGTGATAAAGATACGCGATTTTTAACATTATGGCGTGAACAAACTACCGCAAAAGTAACAGGAACAACCTGGATTTTCCCCGATACTTACACCTCTGCAAATAATCCGAATATTATCCAAACACTGCGCTATAAACTGACTGATAAAGGTTTACATACTTACTCGATATCCCCACTAAGCCAACGATTAAATTCCGAACAAGCAGAACAACGTTTACAAGCCCAATTACGGATCCTACAAGAAAAAATAGTCAGTCAAGATGGTAAGCGCTTACTTATCTTGCAGGGTGCTAATTCTCAGGCGATGATAAATATATTAATCAATAACCCTGACGTGTTTGTTGACGCGATTGTATTACTCAGTGCACACAGTCCAACAACGGAGTTAGCATCTCAATTAAACGAGCAAATAAATCAATTGAAAACACCAATCCTGGATCTATTTTCACAGACGGACAGTTTAGCCATTATTGATGAGGCAAGATTAAGAAAAACGAGTGCACGGCGTGTCAACAATATCAATTATCGACAAACTGTAGTAATCGGATTACAAGGACAAGTTGAAACACAAATCGCAACCAGCCAAATAATTTATGGCTGGCTGGTTAAGCTGGGCTGGTATTAA
- a CDS encoding pseudouridine synthase has translation MSNFIYAPPQQPWLDIIYQDDAIIVLNKPSGLLSVPGRLPEHNDSIASRVQEQFPTATIVHRLDMCTSGVILMALTKAAQSHISRQFQQRSTSKYYYARLEGVPTANNGSIDLPLRCDWPNRPRQMVDFIDGKSALTHWNIISKQQITDENNDTYLESATVLLKPVTGRSHQLRVHMLALGTPILGDELYASAQGVAAAEHLQLHAAMLEIDHPLTEEKIQFKVKPPFSID, from the coding sequence ATGTCAAATTTTATTTATGCTCCGCCACAACAACCTTGGTTAGACATTATTTATCAAGACGATGCCATTATTGTTTTAAATAAACCAAGTGGGCTATTGAGTGTACCAGGGCGATTACCTGAACATAACGACAGTATTGCCAGCCGTGTGCAAGAGCAATTCCCCACCGCAACGATTGTACACCGCTTAGATATGTGTACGTCTGGCGTTATATTAATGGCATTAACGAAAGCGGCACAAAGTCATATTAGTCGCCAATTTCAGCAGCGTTCAACATCAAAATATTATTACGCGCGTTTAGAAGGCGTTCCAACGGCAAATAATGGCAGTATTGATTTACCACTACGTTGCGACTGGCCAAATAGACCAAGGCAAATGGTTGACTTTATTGACGGAAAGTCCGCTTTAACACATTGGAACATCATTTCAAAACAGCAAATCACGGATGAGAATAACGACACATATCTTGAAAGTGCGACCGTACTATTAAAACCAGTGACAGGCCGTTCACATCAACTGCGAGTGCATATGCTTGCCTTAGGCACTCCTATTTTAGGTGATGAACTGTATGCATCGGCACAAGGTGTCGCGGCCGCAGAACATTTACAATTACATGCTGCCATGTTAGAAATTGACCACCCTTTGACCGAAGAAAAAATACAATTTAAAGTCAAACCGCCCTTTTCAATCGATTAA